The stretch of DNA ATCAGAGACTTCTTCTGCGCCGCTCGTGGTGATGTTCACGACGGCCGGTGTCACGTTCTTCGCGACGTCCGTGAATCCGGCTGCGGGAAGGCCGCCGGCTATCGTCGCCGGACGGTCATCGGCCGCTGGTGACGGATTCGAGGCGTGTGAGGTCGTGAGCGGGAGATAACTCCAGATCAAGGCAGCGCCCAGGGCGGCGATGCCGGCAATGGCACTGACGGACTGCAAGGGACGTTTCATGAGGGCTCCTCCTTCTAACGTCGGTGATCTGTGTGCGCGGGAGAAATCCCGCTACAGCCATGCTGAAAGGTAGCAGCCGTGGATGAGAAACCAATTAACGCGCGATTAGAAGTCGTTAAGCTGTCGGCGGAGCGAGGGGGAGTACGATGGTGAACGTCGATCCTGCGCCCACCTCGCTCTTGACCTCGATGTGTCCGTGGTGAGCCTCAGCGATCCAGGCGCAGATGGCCAGGCCGAGCCCGGTCCCTTTTTTCGTGTGGGCACGTGCGTCGTCGGTGCGGAAGAAGCGGTCGAAGATTTGTTTGTGCGCGTCCGGGGGGATGCCGATGCCGTGGTCGCGCACCGAGAGGCGAACGGTGCGGCCTTCCACCAGCAGATCGATTTCCACCTTGCCCTGTGGGTAGGAGTATTTCACGGCATTGTCGACGATGTTCAGAATGAGTTCCCGCAGGCGAAGTTCATCGCCCTGCACCGTAGCGGGTTGGATGGTGCCCATGACGACATCCACCTCGCGCTCTTGGCCCAGCAGGCAGGCCTGGCGCTGGATATCCTCCACCAATGCCTCCAGGCGGACCGGTTCACATTCTGTTTTGACTTGGCCCAAATCCGCTCGTGAGAGGAATAAGAGTTCCTCGACGATGCGCGACATCCGGTCGATCTCTTCCAGGTTACTTTCCAAGACGGCAATGTAGTCTTCGACGGGGCGAGGACGCCGCAGGACTAACTCGCTTTCGCCCTTCATCACCGTCAACGGAGTCCGGAGTTCGTGCGAGGCATCGCTGCTGAATTGCCGGATTTGCGCGAAGGAGGTCTCCAGGCGCGCGATCATGTTGTTGAAGGTGTCGGTGAGACGCCCGATTTCATCCGTGGAGCGTTCGGACGTCAGGCGCTGCGTCAGGTCTCCTGCAGCGATGCGTTTCGCCGCGACGGTGATGGAATCGACGGGCCGTAAGGCACGTCCTGCCAGAAACCATCCTCCGACCAATGACACGACCAGTGCGATCGGGGCCATCACAACGAGGACCAGCAAGAACCGGCGCAGCGTTTCCTCTACACCCTCCAGGGTTGTGCCGACTTGCACGATATACAACAGGGACCCGCGATAGATGATGGGGACGGAGACCAAGCGTAGTGGCGGTTCGTTGGGATACCTGGCCGACTCGAAGACGGTGCTGCCGGTAAATGCGGCTTCCAGCGCGGGCCGACTCAAGGGCACGTCATGTTGCCGGATATTGGGGGAGCGGATGGTGATGGTGCCGGTGGGACTGAAGATCTGAAAAAATTTATCGATGCGGGTCAACTCAGGGAACTGGCTCAGGAGGGCATCTTCGTCGATCAGGGGGAGAAATCCGCGCTTCTCCAGGGAACGTACGGCTGCCGATGCGGTTTCTTGCAGCGACTCATCGACTTGATCTCGAAGACTGCGGGCCGTGATGGTGTACAGCACTACGGAAAAGGTCAGCAGGATGAGCGCCAAGGCCGTGCCGTACCAGAGTGTGAGCCGGACGCGAAGCGGCATCAGTCCACCTTGAGCATGTACCCACTCCCTCGAATCGTATGGATTAACTTTCGAGCCCGTCCACGATCGATCTTATTCCGCAGGTAGTTCACATAGACATCGATGACGTTGGTGAAGGTATCGAAATCCTGATTCCAGACGTGGTCTGAGATCATGGGACGGGTCAACACCCGCCCCGCATGGCGCATGAAATATTCCAGCAGCGCATATTCTTTCACGGTGAGGTCGATACGTTGCCCGCCGCGTGTGACTTCGCGTGTGGCCGGATTGAGCAGAAGATCGTCGATCTGGAGCGTGCCGGAGGATTCCGCCGTGCCGCGTCGTAACAGGGCCCGCACACGCGCCAGCAATTCATCGATGGCGAAGGGCTTCGTGAGGTAGTCGTCTGCGCCGGCGTCTAGCCCTTTGACCCGCTGGTCTACTTTCGACTGTGCCGTCAGGATCAGCACCGGGGTCTGAATTTTTCCCTTGCGGAGACGCGTGAGCACTTCCAGGCCTGGCAGGCTCGGCAGCATGAGATCGATCATGATGAGGTCGTAAGTGCCACTCAAGGCCATGTCGAGGCCTTGCGCGCCGTCCTCGCAGAGGTCGACGGCGTAACTCTCCTCCTCAAGCGCTCGCTTGATGAAAGAGCCTACCTTGGTTTCATCTTCAATGACGAGGACGCGCATACTTAGGGCTCACAAGTCCGTGGATTATACCAGAGGCGGCCGAATCTGTGAGCAGCGGAATCGTGCGGGCTAGGGAAGGTCGAGGGATAGTGCGGCGGAGCGTTCGCCGGCTTGCAGGCGGCAGAGCGAGCGAATGTCTTTCCAGTCTTCTCCCGGGAGGAGCCGTTGCGCGTCGGATGGAGGGGGGCCGGCCAGCGTGACGAGCGTGGCAAGCCGCTCGCCCATGTCCGGATGGGTGGAGAGAAAATCAGGCGGCCCGGCGTGATCCAGCGCGCCTTTCTCCATGGTTCCGTAAAATGACATCATCGCGGCAGGATCGAGGTGGGCGGCCTGCATCATGCGGAGTCCCTCGATGTCCGCTTCCGTTTCATGGGTGCGGCTGTAGTGTAACGAGCTCATTGTGCGCGCGCCTTCGAGTCCCCAGGCGAGCCCGCCGGACAGATCGCCGGAGATGGTGGTGAGAAGAAACGTCATCGCCGTCTGTTCAAGAATGGCTTTGGTCGTATGACGTTGGTAGACATGCTGGAGTTCGTGGGCGAGCACTCCGGCCAGTTGTTCCGGACTGTCTGTTTGCTCCAGCAGGCCTCGGAGAATCACCACCTGCCCGCCGGGAGCGGCGAACGCGTTGACGGTTGGGGCATCGACGACGGATAGGGTGATTCGATAGGGGGACGCCGGACGAGTGGCAGTCAATGTTCGCACGATGTGGTCGAGCTTTTGTAGTCGTTCCGGATCGCGGCATTTCTGCGCTTCCGGCGCAAGATGTGCGACGACCTGCTGTCCCAAAGATTCTTCCCACGTCACTGGCACATAGGGCGTGGCTGCGGCGGCGACCCCGGGGATGCCCCATCGATAGAGTCCCACGACCATGAGGACGACTCCCACGGCGGCATACACCGTCCAACGGACGCGCGCATTTCGCGAGGTTGGGTTGTGGAAGTGTTGTGCACCGGCAGGGGCGGCCTTGTGAATTTCCCTTAACAACGCCGTGGTGCCAGTCACGACGGCTTCGGCCGGTTCTGGTCCGAATTCCAGGCGCACTGGTTCGCCGCGATAGGTCCCTTGTGTTTGACGGATCTGCTCGTAAGGCCATTGTTTGATGCTGCCGTCGGGCATCCCGATGTGCAGGCTGGTGGGGGTGATCGTGAGGGTGACGCGATGGCGCGTGGCTGTGCGACCGTCGAGGTAATGGGCGCTTCGGCTGATGGGCATACGGGTTAGTCCATATCAAAGCCGGTGTCGAGGAGGTTCGACAGGCCTTCGCCGGTGACGGATGTTTCAGTGTTGTCCTGCAGCACGTGGTCGAGATCGGTGGTTCCCTGTAACGAAAGGGTGCCGAGAAAGACGCGTGCGTTCCGAACTGTCACCCATGGCCAGGCCCACCCCAAGGTCACAACCACGAGTGCGACATTGCCGAGGTACAGGGTGAAGAGCTGCTGCCAGGTGATGCTGCATGAAAACTGTGCGTCGCCGAACGTGGTGTGGTCCCAACAGTACTTCTGCTTTTGTCCGAGCCACCAGACCCACACCGGCCCAAGCACTAAGGGAATCAAGAGCAGTGTCAGGCCGCCATTTGTGAGTTGAAGGGCCAGGGCGAAACCGCACAGGCAGAGCACCGCATAGGTAGTGAAGAGTGTGACGGCAAAGGGCACCATCAGGCCCGATCCATGCCCGGTAAAGTGGAACCGTTGGTTGCCGAAGTAGGTGTGGGAGTGGAGGAACGCCTGTCGTTGTGTGTGGAAATAGGGATAGTAGGTGCCGAGGGACAGGACGGTGAAGAGCCACCCTTTGAAATAGAGTTTCAGGAAGTCCACCGTGTGGCCTCGAAACGAGAACCGGATGCCTCGCCAAGATGTGCGCGTGCAGCGATAGCGCCGCGCATTCACGATCGCGACTGGCACATAGAGGAAGAGCACCAGACCGGCCGTTGCCTGCAGGAAGGGATCGACCGATGGCGGGACTGTGAGGAAGGTGTGCGCGGCGCCTAATGAAAAATAGGGGATACCGAACACCAACATCGCTTTCAGAAACCCCTGGTAGAGTTCTTTTCCGGTGCCGTGATAGGCAAACCGATCTCCCGCGAACGCCGTGTGGCTGAACAGGTATCGGCGAACTTTCGCTTTGCCCCAAAAGTGGTAAACGCCGAGGGTGAGGATGGTGAGGCAGACATTGACGATCTGCATGCCCAGTAAGGTGCCACCGGCTCCGTGGAAGGATCCACGTTTGATGGGGTCGAGGGCTTCGGTGCTTCCGGATGGTACGGATGTGAGGGGCGTCGGTGGACGGTGGTCTCCACTTGCATGCGGATGCTCATTCGGGGGCGTCGGGATCACAATGGCGAATCGCGCGCCACAAGCTGGGCACCTACTTCGAGCCCGGTGCGTCAATCGATGTATGTCGCGGATACGGTATTGGCCCAGGCAGCGGTGGCAGGTGACGCGGGGGGCCCGTTCGCTGGTCTCGGTGTGGGTTTCCATGGTGTTCATCGCTCAGCAGGCCGCCTGGTGGCCGAATGCACAGGCCTGTTGCAGTTCTCGCAAGAAACCTTTGCCGTCGCCTTTCGCTTGCCTGATCCGTGCGCGTTCATAATGGGCGCGACCGTTCTGTGGGCGTTGTGTCAGGAATTGGTCCCACAAGGCGATGGCCTCGTCCCACTGCCGGCGCATGGTGTGCACTGAGGCCGCCGCGCGATAGGCTTCGAAGTAGGCTGGGCTGAGGCGGATGGCTGCGTGAAACGCGATGAGGGCTTCGTCAGGCGAGTTCTTTTGCAGCAGTGCCGTGCCGCGATCGAAATAGGATTCGGGATCGTTTGGGTCCAGGTTCAAGGCCTCGGCATACGCGAATAGCGCCTGATCGATCTGCCCTTTTTTCTGGAAGGCCACGCCTTGGGCTCGATGGGCCTTCGCTTGAGAAAATTCTTTGCCCCCATGCGCGAGCAGGAGGGCGATCAGTTCCTGGTCCTCGTCTTGCTGCGCGATCTCAAGGGCGGTCTCTCCATGGCTCTTGATGTTCGCATCGATGCCCTGTTCAAGCAGGGTTTGCGTCGCGACCAGATGGCCTCTCCGTACGGCCCGATGCAACGCTGAATCGCCACAGGTGCACGTCGCGTTGAGATCGGCGCCGTTCGACAACAGCACGGCGATCGTATCGGCATGTCCCTGCTCGGCAGCGGTCAGGAGTGCGGTCAGGCCCTGTTTGGTTCTCGCATTGGGGTTGGCCCCATGATGCAAGAGGACCGTCACCACCGGCGTCCGCCCTCGTTTGGCTGCTTCAAATAAGGCTGTTCGTCCCTTGTCGTTGTATTGGTCGACCGGTGCTCCTTCCTGCAGGAGCGACGTCACGGCAGCCATATCGCCTCGTGCGGCTGCAAGGTGGAGGGGCGTCCATCCGTTGGTTTTCAGGATCAGCGAGGAGAGCGTCAATTCATCGATATCGTAGGGGTCGTGGGTTGCCTTGATTTGGCTAAACATCCAGAAGCCCATTCCAGCCAGCAGCAGGTAATTCAATACACAGGCCAACACAGCCACCACAATGCCGACGAGCCGGCGCGTCATGTCGGTTGCGTCAGGGGCGCTTACTGAGTGAGAGACGGCCAGTTCCTCATCGGCTGCTGACCCGTTGGGGTTGAGTATCAGCAGGTTTGCTTGACACGATGGGCAGGGGAATTCATGTAGGGGTAGACCGGCGGCAGGCGGGCAAGGGGCGATGGCGTGGCAAAAGGGACAGACTACCGTCTGTGTCGAATCCAGCGATGGAGAGAGTGCGAGCGCAGAGGTTGCCGTGCCTGGGTGAATGGTTGCCATGGTAACGAACGACCCTTCGCCCGGGCGTATGGTGGACGGTCCCGTGAGTAGAGTGTTGGTGATTACTGAAAAGGATAGCGCAAAACCGCAGGAGCGCAACCGGCCGAACCGGCTTGGGCTGCCGGTTTTCGGGGTGGTTCGCCTGGGGAGACTTCGGATGCGGAAGACGACGTATTATGCAGGGGGGAATTGCGTAATGGTCACGGGAGTATAGCTTAACCGAGGCCCTTCCGTCTGGCGGTGGGAGAGGGTGTGGCGGAGCCAGGCACTATCGTTTCGAGTGGGGAAGTCGGCCCGGTAGTGGGCCCCGCGGCTTTCTTCCCGGCCGAGGGCGCTCACGACGATGGTGTCCGCGATGTCCAGCAGACACTGGAGCTCCAGGGCCTGAATCAGATCGGTATTGAAGACCCGTCCCTTGTCCTGGACGCACATCTGTTGCCCCCGGACCTTGAGGGCCTGAATGGCGTCTAGGGCCTCTTGCATGGACTGCTTGGTGCGGAAGATGCCGAGATTCAGGCTCATGGTTTTGCCGAGGTCATCCCGGATCTGCCAGGCCCGTTCGGGGCCGGGATTGGTCAGGAGGGTGTGCAGACGCTGTTCTTCTGCTTCCAGGATTCCCGCCGGAACAGCCGGCGGGGCAAGATCGTGGATCGACTCGGCGGCTCTTGTGCCGGCGCGGCGACCAAAGACAATAGTTTCGAGCAGGGAATTCCCGCCTAAGCGATTCGCTCCATGAACACTGACGCAGGCACATTCGCCCGCCGCGAAGAGCCCCGGTAAATCGGTTTCTCCCCAGGCGTTGGTGCGCACGCCGCCCATTTGATAGTGGGCGCCTGGTCGAATGGGAATGGGTGTTTCAATCGGATCGAGCCCTGCGAATTCAAGCGCCAGCTCCCGAATTTGCGGGAGCCGCTCAAGGATGCGGGCACGGCCCAGGTGCCGAAGATCAAGCAGGACACAACCATCTACCCCTCGTCCTTCCTGAATTTCCCGTCCGATCGCGAGAGAGACCGTGGACCGGGTCGCCAACTCCATCTGTTCCGGTGCGTACTGTTTCATGAATCGCTCGCCGAGCGTATTCAGCAAATAGCCGCCCTCGCCGCGCGCGCCTTCGGTGATCAGAATGCCGGTGTCTCTGAGCGTGGTGGGGTGAAACTGGACGAACTCCATGTCTTCCAGGGGGAGGCCGGCACGATAGGCCAGGGCCATGCCGTCCCCGGTGTTGATGACGGCGTTGGTGCTGGTGGAAAAGACGCGGCCGCTTCCGCCGGTGGCAAGAATGACGGCCTTGGCGTGCAGGGCCTGCAACCCTCCGTGGACCAGATCCCAGGCCACGACGCCGCAACAACGGCCCTGTTCGACCAGTAAGGCCGTGACATACCATTCTTCATAGACCCGACAGCGGCGCTTCATTAGCTGCTCGTACATGGCGTGCAGCAGCGCGTGGCCGGTGCGGTCGGCGGCATAACAGGTGCGCGGAAATCCGGCCCCGCCGAACGGCCGTTGGGCGATCCGCCCCTCCGGGGTGCGGCTGAAGATCACACCCATCCGTTCAAGCTCTAGAATGTCCTGCGGCGCCTCCCGGCACATGGCCTCGATCGCATCTTGGTCGCCCAGGTAGAGTCCCCCTTTGGCGGTGTCATAGGCATGGGCTTCCCAAGAGTCCTGCTCGCCGATGGCCGCGTTGATCCCCCCTTGGGCGGCCACGGAGTGGCTGCGGACCGGGTGGACCTTCGAGAGGAGGGCCACATTCAGGTGAGGTGGTGCGGCGATCGCGGCCCGCATTCCAGCGAGCCCGGCCCCGACAATCAAGATGTCATGCGTAATCATGGGTCTTCCTATGCTGATGACTGTTCGGGGCACAATCGGCGTCCCAGAACGGAGATCCATCGTCACTATTACGCTATGGAATTTCGGAAAACAAGCGATGGGCGTTGGCGCTGAACGCTTGGAAAACTCGGCCCTGCATGATAGGTTAGTTCACGCCCCTTCGAATGGACGAGAACGCCAACTTTTAGCAGGATTTCACCCTCATGCCAGAACCCAACTTTCTTGAGCCGAACGATACCTTTGTGCCTCGCCATATCGGCCCGACGGATTCCGACATCCAGGAGATGTTGGCCACGTTGAGCCTGCCGTCGTTGGACGCACTCGTCGAGTCGACGGTCCCTTCCGACATTCGCTTGCAGACCTCCTTGACGGTGCCCTCTCCGCGAGGTGAGCAGCAGGTGTTGGCGGAATTGCGTGGTTTGGCCGGACAGAATCAGGTGTGGCGGTCTCTGATCGGCATGGGCTATTACGATTGCATCACTCCGTTGGTCATCCAACGTAACATTCTGGAGAACCCAGGATGGTATACGCAGTACACCCCGTATCAAGCCGAGATTGCGCAGGGGCGCCTCGAGGCACTGGTCAATTTTCAGACCATGGTTGCCGATCTAACCGGCTTGCCGCTCGCCAATGCGTCGCTACTCGATGAAGCAACTGCTGCTGCCGAGGCGATGACGATGTGTGCGGCCATGTCTCGCGCCGCCGGGCATGAGCGCAAGAAATTCTTCGTCTCTGAAAATTGTCATCCGCAAACCATTGCCGTGGTGCAGACCCGCGCGGAACCGCTGGGTATTGTATTGCAGATCGGTTCGATTCAATCGTTGGACCTTTCCCAGGGCGAGTTCTTCGGGCTGTTGCTGCAATACCCCTCGACGGATGGGTATGTCGGTGACTACAGCGAATTCATCACGCGGGCGCATGCCTCCGGTGCCTACGTCGTGGTGGCGACCGACCTGCTGGCCCTCACGCTATTGCGTTCACCGGGAGAATTCGGCGCGGACGTGGCGATCGGGTCCAGCCAACGGTTCGGTGTCCCGCTTGGATATGGTGGACCGCATGCGGCGTTTCTTGCCACGAAGGAAGAGTTTCGCCGGCAGATGCCGGGCCGGATCATCGGTGTCTCGAAAGATGTGACGGGCCGTATGGCGTATCGCCTGTCTCTGCAGACCCGGGAACAGCATATACGGCGCGAGAAGGCCACCAGCAATATCTGCACGGCGCAAGTGCTGTTGGCGGTCATGGCGGGGATGTTTGCCGTCTACCACGGACCGGCGGGGTTGCGGCGAATTGCGGAACGCATCCATGGTTTGACGATGATGCTGGCAGAGGGATTGCGTCGGCACGGCTGTGTTGTCGGCCTTGAGCCTGTCTTCGATACGCTACGTGTTCCACTTTCGCCGGCCCAATCGGAGACGATTCTGAATCGGGCGCGCCAGCAGAAGATCAATCTCCGGCAGTATGACGACCACAGCCTGGGGCTGTCATTGGATGAATGGAGTACGGTTGCGGAAGTTCAGCAGGTGTTGGCGCTCTTTGTCGGCCACGAGATCCCGGCGGAAGAGGTTCAGTCCATTCTCGCTTCGGTCGATGTGCGGTATCCCGCTCCGCTCGCGCGCACGAGTCCCTATCTGACGCATCCGGTGTTTCACCGGTACCATGCTGAACATGAACTCTTACGCTACATCCACCGGCTTCAATCCCGCGACTTGTCGCTCGTACATTCTATGATTCCCCTGGGGTCTTGTACGATGAAGCTGAATGCCACGGCGGAAATGTTGCCGGTGACCTGGCCGGAGTTCGGGCGCCTCCATCCGTTTGCTCCTTCCGAGCAGGCGCAGGGGTACCGAGTCTTGTTTCAGCAGCTCGAATCATGGCTTGCCGAGCTGACCGGGTTTGCCGCCATCTCTCTGCAGCCCAATGCCGGCTCTCAAGGGGAATATACGGGACTGATGGTCATCCGCGCGCATCATCGGCATCGCGGGGAAACGCAGCGTGATGTCTGCTTGATTCCGGTGTCGGCTCACGGGACGAATCCGGCCAGTGCTTCGATGTGCGGAATGACAGTGGTGTCCGTTGCCTGTGACGATCGCGGTAATGTGGACCTGTCCGATCTCGAAGCCAAGGCGACTCAACATCGCACTCGTTTGGCGGCATTGATGGTCACCTACCCTTCAACCCACGGGGTGTTTGAGGAAGGGATTCGCCGGATGTGCCAGATTGTGCATACGCATGGCGGGCAGGTCTATATGGACGGCGCGAATTTGAATGCGCAAGTCGGGCTTTGTCGGCCGGCAGATCTGGGGGCGGACGTCTGTCACCTGAATCTTCACAAGACGTTCTGTATCCCCCACGGCGGTGGCGGGCCGGGGATGGGACCGATTGGTGTGGCCAGCCATCTGGTGCCATTTCTTCCCGGGCATCCGGTGACCAAACTCGGCGGACCGCAGTCGATTGGTCCGGTGTCAGCCGCTCCCTATGGCAGTCCAAGCATTCTCACGATTTCGTGGGTCTATATTGCACTGATGGGTCGTGAGGGTTTGACCAAGGCCACGCAGGTCGCCATCCTCAACGCGAACTACATGGCCAAACGCTTGGAGAAGCATTATCCCGTGTTGTACAGCGGCTCGCGTGGATTCGTCGCGCATGAATTTATCCTGGATCTTCGTCCACTCAAGGAGGGGAGCGGTGTGGAAGCCATGGACGTGGCCAAGCGTCTCATGGATTACGGGTTCCATGCTCCGACGGTGTCTTTTCCCGTGGCAGGCACCTTGATGATCGAGCCGACGGAGAGCGAGGTGAAGGCGGAATTGGATCGGTTGTGTGACGCCTTGATCGCGATCCGGGGTGAGATTCAGGCGATTGCCGAAGGTCGGCAACCGCGTGCGGGCAATGCACTCAAAAATGCTCCTCACACGGCATGGGCGGTCACGGCGGCCGAGTGGACGAAGCCCTACTCGCGTGAGCAGGCCGCGTTTCCTGCTCCATGGGTTCGGGAGAATAAATTTTGGCCGAGCGTAGGTCGTATCGATGAAGCCTATGGCGATCGCCACCTCTTTTGCACCTGCCCTCCGATGGATCCAGCATCCTAGCCGGTCTGTGGGCAGTGGTTCGTGCGAGGCGGCGGCAGGCCGCCTGCGGTGGGCGCGTACCGTCCTTCAGATTGTTGCCGGCTGTCTTCTGCTCAACGTCTGTGTCTCGTTCGCCGTGTGGGCCGAATCGAATCCTGGCCGCGTGATCGACACACAACCGGATGGGCGTCCGCTCGATATCAATCCTGGCGCCACGTACCGCGCCGGCACCAGGCTCCGAATTCCTGGAACCGACTGGTCGTTCTTGATCCCGGCCGGTTGGCAAAGTACTCGCCCTGAAGATTCAGAGATGCCTTTCCTGACGGCGGAAGAAGGGAAGGGCCTGGGGATGATGTTCCCCCTCACCGATGTCACCCGTGAGACGGTCCGTGACCACCTTAGTCAACCGCTGTCGCTCTTGCACGGGTTATCGTTTATTCCCGCCGGTTCAGAACTGGAGACCGATCGTTCGATTGCTCGGTCGTATCAGGGGGACGACATGGCCGGCCGAGCCTTGGCAGTTCTGGGTCCAGGGGACACCGCGGTCATTTATTTTCTCATGGGGCCACCAGACGAGGCGTCTGATTTTCACTCAGTCCTGGAGCAGCTTGCGGAATCCACCCGATTGGCAGCTTCGGTTCCCGAGCGCGATGTCGGCTTGTAACACGGGTGGATTCCCGTCCCACACCATTTAGGCATGCAGAGACCTTCGCCCACGAAAGTGATTCTCGATACCGATCCCGGAGTCGATGACGCTCTGGCGATCCTGCTGGCGTTGGCCTCGCCGGAATTGGAGGTGGTGGGGATCACGACCGTGTGCGGTAACGTGCCTGTGGGACAGGCGACGAAGAATTTGTTCCGCGTCCTGAATCTCGTGAAGACGCCGCCGGGGTTGTTGGTCGGACAGGGAGCGGCGCGGCCCCTGGAGGAAGATCTTGTGATGGCGACCCAGGTTCACGGAAGCGATGGGCTTGGTGAATTGGACGCTGTGCTGACCGCGGAGGGCGCGCTACGCTACCCTCAAGTCCGCTTGCCGTCTGTGCTCTCGACCGCGCAGGATGTCTGGAGTGAATGTGTTCGTCGATACCCCGATGAGGTCACGTTGATCACGTTGGGCCCACTGACGAATGTGGCCTTGGGACTGAAAGTGAACCCCCTGACGGTTCAGAAGTTCCGTTCGGTCATCGTGATGGGTGGGGCGATCGGCGTCCCCGGCAATATTGCGCCGGCAGCAGAATTCAATATGTATGTGGATCCGCATGCGGCCCATCGGGTGTTTCAGGCGTCGCTTCCCTTGACCCTTGTTCCGCTCGATGTGACGACCCGTGTTGCGGTGACACGCGAGCGCCTGACGACCTGGGCCGCTGAGTCGTGTGACCCGCTTGGTCGAATCACAACTGATATGACGCGCAAGGCATTCGAATTTGCTGAAACGGTTGAAGGCCATGGGCTCTTCTATTTTCACGATCCGTTGGCCGTTCTGGCTGCCGCGGATTCGTCTTTGTTGAAGGTGGAGCCATTCCATGTGGCGGTTGAAATGGTTGGGCGTGTGTCTCGCGGGATGACGGTGGCGGATCGACGCCTACGCAGGCCGGAGGAGAAGATGAGCCCGAATATGCGCGTGGCCGTTGATGTCGATGTTGATCGGGCGCTGCGTCTCTTGCGCAGCCGGCTATGTCCATGGTCCTAGTGGTCGGGTCCAGCAATATCGATCTGGTGGCGTCGGTCGATCGTCTGCCGAACCGAGGGGAAACCGTCCTCGGGTACCATTTTGCCCAATCATTCGGTGGCAAAGGTGCCAACCAGGCCGTAGCGGCAGCCCGCGCCGGCGGGGACGTGACATTTCTCAGTATGCTGGGGGCAGACGCCAATGGACTGTTGATCGAACAGCACTTGGCCACGCAGAGGCTGTCACGCCCGGTCCTTCTTCGCGATGCCGAAGCTCCTACCGGAGTGGCGATGATTCTCGTGGATCACAATGGCGAGAATCAGATCGTGGTTGTGCCAGGGAGTAATGGGCGTCTTACGCCCGCCGCTGTGCAGCAGCATTGTGAGTTGATGGTTGGAGTACGGGTACTGCTGGTTCAAATGGAAATTCCGCTGGAGACCGTTCGTGAGGCGTTGAGCCTGGCCAAGGCACATGGTCTCACCACGATTCTCAATCCAGCTCCTGCCGCTCCGCTACCATCGGATCTCCTGCAATTGGTGGATGTTCTCACGCCCAACGAAACCGAAGCGCATGCGTTGAGCGGTTCGTCGGATCCTGCGGAGGCGGCACGGATTCTGACTGGTCGTGGAGTCGGCACCGTGGTTGTGACCTGTGGCGCAGCGGGGGCGTTGATGATCGGTGGGCACGAAGCAACTCGTATTCCCGGTTATGTGGTCGAGTCGATTGATTCGACGGGTGCCGGCGATGCGTTTAACGGTGTCTTGGCCTGTGCGATGGCTGAAGGGGCATCGATCACGAGCGCAATAGAGAGGGCCAATGCGGCCGGTGCGTTGGCTACGACGGGACGTGGGGCGCAGGAGTCGC from Nitrospira sp. encodes:
- a CDS encoding FAD-binding protein; its protein translation is MITHDILIVGAGLAGMRAAIAAPPHLNVALLSKVHPVRSHSVAAQGGINAAIGEQDSWEAHAYDTAKGGLYLGDQDAIEAMCREAPQDILELERMGVIFSRTPEGRIAQRPFGGAGFPRTCYAADRTGHALLHAMYEQLMKRRCRVYEEWYVTALLVEQGRCCGVVAWDLVHGGLQALHAKAVILATGGSGRVFSTSTNAVINTGDGMALAYRAGLPLEDMEFVQFHPTTLRDTGILITEGARGEGGYLLNTLGERFMKQYAPEQMELATRSTVSLAIGREIQEGRGVDGCVLLDLRHLGRARILERLPQIRELALEFAGLDPIETPIPIRPGAHYQMGGVRTNAWGETDLPGLFAAGECACVSVHGANRLGGNSLLETIVFGRRAGTRAAESIHDLAPPAVPAGILEAEEQRLHTLLTNPGPERAWQIRDDLGKTMSLNLGIFRTKQSMQEALDAIQALKVRGQQMCVQDKGRVFNTDLIQALELQCLLDIADTIVVSALGREESRGAHYRADFPTRNDSAWLRHTLSHRQTEGPRLSYTPVTITQFPPA
- a CDS encoding nucleoside hydrolase; the encoded protein is MQRPSPTKVILDTDPGVDDALAILLALASPELEVVGITTVCGNVPVGQATKNLFRVLNLVKTPPGLLVGQGAARPLEEDLVMATQVHGSDGLGELDAVLTAEGALRYPQVRLPSVLSTAQDVWSECVRRYPDEVTLITLGPLTNVALGLKVNPLTVQKFRSVIVMGGAIGVPGNIAPAAEFNMYVDPHAAHRVFQASLPLTLVPLDVTTRVAVTRERLTTWAAESCDPLGRITTDMTRKAFEFAETVEGHGLFYFHDPLAVLAAADSSLLKVEPFHVAVEMVGRVSRGMTVADRRLRRPEEKMSPNMRVAVDVDVDRALRLLRSRLCPWS
- the rbsK gene encoding ribokinase — its product is MSMVLVVGSSNIDLVASVDRLPNRGETVLGYHFAQSFGGKGANQAVAAARAGGDVTFLSMLGADANGLLIEQHLATQRLSRPVLLRDAEAPTGVAMILVDHNGENQIVVVPGSNGRLTPAAVQQHCELMVGVRVLLVQMEIPLETVREALSLAKAHGLTTILNPAPAAPLPSDLLQLVDVLTPNETEAHALSGSSDPAEAARILTGRGVGTVVVTCGAAGALMIGGHEATRIPGYVVESIDSTGAGDAFNGVLACAMAEGASITSAIERANAAGALATTGRGAQESLPTKDDIERLCRSQATRMETA
- the gcvP gene encoding aminomethyl-transferring glycine dehydrogenase is translated as MPEPNFLEPNDTFVPRHIGPTDSDIQEMLATLSLPSLDALVESTVPSDIRLQTSLTVPSPRGEQQVLAELRGLAGQNQVWRSLIGMGYYDCITPLVIQRNILENPGWYTQYTPYQAEIAQGRLEALVNFQTMVADLTGLPLANASLLDEATAAAEAMTMCAAMSRAAGHERKKFFVSENCHPQTIAVVQTRAEPLGIVLQIGSIQSLDLSQGEFFGLLLQYPSTDGYVGDYSEFITRAHASGAYVVVATDLLALTLLRSPGEFGADVAIGSSQRFGVPLGYGGPHAAFLATKEEFRRQMPGRIIGVSKDVTGRMAYRLSLQTREQHIRREKATSNICTAQVLLAVMAGMFAVYHGPAGLRRIAERIHGLTMMLAEGLRRHGCVVGLEPVFDTLRVPLSPAQSETILNRARQQKINLRQYDDHSLGLSLDEWSTVAEVQQVLALFVGHEIPAEEVQSILASVDVRYPAPLARTSPYLTHPVFHRYHAEHELLRYIHRLQSRDLSLVHSMIPLGSCTMKLNATAEMLPVTWPEFGRLHPFAPSEQAQGYRVLFQQLESWLAELTGFAAISLQPNAGSQGEYTGLMVIRAHHRHRGETQRDVCLIPVSAHGTNPASASMCGMTVVSVACDDRGNVDLSDLEAKATQHRTRLAALMVTYPSTHGVFEEGIRRMCQIVHTHGGQVYMDGANLNAQVGLCRPADLGADVCHLNLHKTFCIPHGGGGPGMGPIGVASHLVPFLPGHPVTKLGGPQSIGPVSAAPYGSPSILTISWVYIALMGREGLTKATQVAILNANYMAKRLEKHYPVLYSGSRGFVAHEFILDLRPLKEGSGVEAMDVAKRLMDYGFHAPTVSFPVAGTLMIEPTESEVKAELDRLCDALIAIRGEIQAIAEGRQPRAGNALKNAPHTAWAVTAAEWTKPYSREQAAFPAPWVRENKFWPSVGRIDEAYGDRHLFCTCPPMDPAS